The DNA region CAATGTTTTCAATCATTGAAGCAACTAACGATTGGTTATAAATATTATTAGAGCTTCGCAGGCAGATTCTTCCTTGCCATTTACTGTTGGCCAAGTCTTCATAGCTCGATAACTCAGCAGGTTTAACATTAGCTTTTGAGTAGAAAATGGTGCGGGCACGCTGCGACAAACCAAACCATAAGTTGTCGCTATCGCGTAAATTGGCTGGAATGTTGCTATTTAATATTTCACTTGAAATCGGTTGCAGCACGCCTGCCAGCTTGGCTCTTTGCAAACGCCCGGCGTCAACGGTAATGAAAATGTCTGCTGGGCTGGCTTTGCCTTCAATTTTTAAGCGCTGTAATAGTGCATCGGCTTTACCAGTGATTAGGTTAACCGTAATGCCAGTGCTTTTCTCGAAGCGATCAAGCAGCGGTTTGATAAGGGCTTCTTTTCTGGCTGAGTAAACATTTACTTCAGTAGAGGCCAGTACTGCATGTGAAGAAAGCACAGTCGCAGCCGTTGCTAGTGCAATTAGGGTCTTGTTTAAAGATGTAATCATAGTGATCTCGTTTAAAGGTATACACCCACAATCAATGAAGTTGCAGATTTTATGGTGACTTAAAATCCTGCATTTCCAATGGTCACGGATATAAAGGCTAAATTAAAATGTGTTAACGGTGGTTCTTATCTGACGTTGTGCACTTAGCTTGTTCCGAGCGGTGAACCGCTTTATTAAGTACACCGAGCTTTATGGCAATCAATTTTTGATAAACCATTTTTTTGGATGAAATAAAAATATATAAAAAGGG from Gammaproteobacteria bacterium includes:
- a CDS encoding Fe(3+) ABC transporter substrate-binding protein; translation: MITSLNKTLIALATAATVLSSHAVLASTEVNVYSARKEALIKPLLDRFEKSTGITVNLITGKADALLQRLKIEGKASPADIFITVDAGRLQRAKLAGVLQPISSEILNSNIPANLRDSDNLWFGLSQRARTIFYSKANVKPAELSSYEDLANSKWQGRICLRSSNNIYNQSLVASMIENIGSDKTQTWANKLVANIARPPSGGDTDQLKAVAAGVCDITLSNTYYFGRIMNSDKASDKAIVEKVGLFWPNQQGRGVHMNVSGAGVTKFSRNKDNAIKLIEFMSSPESQAWYAAVNSEFPALKSAKISDSLKSWGTFKADPIALNKLGENNRAAVELMDRAGWK